The DNA segment GCCTCACGTTCGTTATGCCGACGGAATTCATACCGAGGTCCTTGGCTTTTAGGAGGGCTTCCGAGGTATCGGCAGTCTCGCCGGACTGAGAAACCGCAATAAAAAGCGCGTCGGGACCGGTGACGGGATTTCTGTAACGGAACTCAGAGGCAAGCTCTACCTGGGTGTTCACCCCGGCCAATTCTTCTATCATGTATTTCCCTATAAGGGAGGCGTGGTAGGAAGTGCCACATGCCGCAATAATGATTCTTTGAGTTTTTTGCAAAAGAGAAGGGTCAACGTCCTCGAAAACCACTTCCTTCATGTCCGCCGTGAATTTTCCCCGGAGCGTGTCGAAAATCGCTTGGGGCTGCTCAAAAATCTCCTTCAGCATATAATGACGATAACCCGATTTCTCAGTCGCCGAATGATCCCAGTCTACAACCGTTGGCTCCCTTTTAACCGCCTCGCCGGCTGCGTCGGTTATCGAGATACCGTTTTCATCCATAACCACGAAATCGTTGTCCTCAAGAAAAACAAACTCTCTGGTATAGGGCAGAATCGCCGGGATATCGGAAGCCAGAAAACATTCGTCCCCGTTGCGCGCTATTATAAGAGGAGAAAAGCGCCTTGTGGCTATTATCTTTCCGGGTTCTGTATCCGACATGACCGCCACGGCGTAAGAGCCCTCCACTTTTTCAAACGCTTTTCTTGTTGATTCGAGAAGGGAGTTTCCTTTTTCCGTGAAATCGCGGATCAGATGAGAAATGACCTCGGTATCTGTATCGGAGCAAAATTCGTAACCGGCCGTGACAAGCTCCTCCTTGAGTTCGGGGTAATTCTCCACTATGCCGTTGTGCACCACGCTGATCGGGCCCGATACCTGAGGGTGAGCGTTTCTCTCCGAGGGATCGCCGTGGGTGGCCCACCTTGTGTGGGCAATTCCGAGCGAAGAAGTCACTTCGCAGTCTTTTAGCTTGGTGAGAAGGTTTTCAAGCTTTCCTTCGCTCCTTATTACCCGGGAGCGGCCGTTTTCAAAAAAACATATCCCGGAAGAGTCGTATCCCCTGTACTCAAGTCTCCCCAGGCTTTCACAGAGAACGCTTTTGGTTCTCCCGGAATTTCCCACGTATCCGACTATTCCGCACATCTCAGGATTTCTCCTTCTTCGGCCTTTTTCTCTCCGCCCAGCCCTTTATTTCCTTCTGCGCCGCTCGCTCTATCGCGAGAGCACCAGAGGAAACGTCTCTCGTTATTGTGGAACCCGCAGCCGTAGTGGCCTCTTTCCCCACCTTTACAGGCGCAACCAGCATTGTGTCGCTTCCTATGAAAGCACCGTCCTCTACAATAGTCCTGTGTTTGTTTACCCCATCGTAGTTACACGTGATGGTCCCGGCGCCAATATTAACCCCGGCGCCGATATCGGCATCCCCCACGTAGGAAAGGTGAGGAACCTTGGAACCAACTCCTATTTCCGATTTCTTTATCTCGACGAAATTCCCGATCTTGGCCCCGTCTTTTATCTTGGCCTCGGGCCGCAGATGACAGAAAGGCCCCATTACTACCCCGTCTTCGACTTCGCACCCCGTAAGATACGAGGAGAATCTTATCTCAACGTTATCTCCTATACGCGAATCTTCAATGTATACCGAGGGGCCCAGCCGACAGCCATCCCCGATGCGGGTTTCACCGTAAATATAGGTATTCGGACAAACCGTCGTATCCTTGCCTATGCTAACAGAACCCGATATGTAAGTGGTTTCAGGATCCTCTATAGTAACCCCGTTTTCCATGTGTCTGCGGTTTATCTCACGTCTTATGGTTTTCTCCGCTTCGCCAAGCTGTTCTCTGCTATTCACTCCGGACACCTCCTTTGAATCCGCCAACGTAAAGGCCTGAACCCCGCATTTTCGGGAAACGCAGAAATTTATGATCCCGGGCAGGTAATACTCTCCCTGTCTGTTTTCACTATCAAGCCCGCCCAGACCTTCCCAGAGAAAAGAGGAATTCACGCAGTAAATTCCGGCATTTATTTCCTTTTCCCTCCTCTCCTCAGCCGTAGCGTCCTTGTGCTCCACTATGCGAAGCACTTCCCCTTCGGCATTTCTCAACACCCTTCCGTATCCATCAGGATTCTCAACAAGGGTGGATATGAATGAGACATCCGCTACGTTTTTCGCATGAGAATCCGTAAATTCACGCAGAGTGAGCACACTCGTCGCAGGAACATCTCCGCTAAGTATTAGAATGTCTCCTGAAAAATCCCTAAGAGCTTCCTCGCAGCACGAAACAGCGTGTCCCGTTCCGAGCTGCGGCTCCTGGATCACTATCTCCATCGGGTAATCCAGAACCGACTCTTTCACGAGCTCAGAGTCGTGCCCCAAGACAAGCACAATCTTGTCGGGTTTCATCTCTTGGGCTGCGTCCAGAACATAACGCAGCATGGGTTTTTTCAGGATGGGGTGCAGCACCTTGGGAAATTCCGAATTCATGCGGACTCCCTTGCCCGCCGCCAGAATTATAACGGCCAGAGACATAACCTTATTATGTGTCAGTAAAAACCAAAAGAATCAGAACGGAACGTCATCGTCCGTGAGGCCGGCACCCTCTTCGTAGGCAAAATCATCTTCTGCGGGGGGTGCTCCTCTACCTCGACTTCCGCTTTCCCCTCTAGCGGAGAGAAACTGCACGGTCCTTCCCACAATCTCGGTCGTATATCTCTTGTTTCCTTCCCTGTCTTCCCAGGAACGGGTTCTCAGATAACCCTCCACGTAAACGGAACTTCCTTTGGAAAGATACTCTCCGCAGACTTCTCCCAATCTGTCAAACACCACCACTCTGTGCCACTCAGTGCGCTCTTGGGAATTTCCGTCCCTGTCTCTCCATTTTTCCGTCGTAGCAACCGAGAAATTGGTGACCGCCTTCCCGTCCGGCGTATATCTCACTTCGGGGTCTCTTCCCAGATTGCCGAGTATTATAGCCTTGTTAACCGCTGCCATGAGTTTTAATCACCACCGTTTTTACGTTTGCAGAAATTTACACGATCATCAGAGAGATTTAAACATTATCTCTTGAAACATCCCGAAGTTTTCCTGAAAAACTCATCAAGTATTCTTCCCGTAAGTCCCCATATTATGTGATTGCCGTAAGCGAACACATAATCATTTATCACCTTCCCGTCCCGTTTTCTTTCCCTCACGTCGCGGTTTTTCGGATTAACCAAGTGGGAAACAGGAACGCAGAAAAATTCAGATACTTCGTAATTGGGAACAAATTCCACTTCACCATCTATCATGGCTACAAAAGGCTTTACAGCATATTGCCTGACAGAAGGGGTGTAGGGACGTACGAAATCCATTTCCCCGAGAATCTCCGCTTCCTTCGTAGCGTCAAAGCCGAGTTCCTCCCCAGCTTCCCTCAAAGCCGTATCAACAAGAGTCGCATCGCTTTGTTTTTTCTTTCCGCCCGGGAAAGCTACGTGGCCTGAGAAAGCATCATTCCTGTATTCGGTCCTCTTTATAAACCATATTCCATGGCCTTCACCCTGCTCGCAGAACATAACCAACACAGCGGATGCCAGAAGTCCTTCGCCAGAATCAGGGGAGGCTCCTGGAGGATCCAAGGCTTTCCTTATCTCTTCCCGTATGTTCATCGTGCTCATCAAAAAAAGCTCTACGCATCGAAACTCACTATAATGCTCCCGTAATCGTCCACTTCGCAAGCACTATCGGGAGGAATAAAGGTAGTTGCGGTTTTCTCGTAGAGAACGCATGGCCCTTCGAATCGAAAACCCGGCCCGAGCTTTTCTCTCTCGCAGCATCTGGCCTTCACTTTTCTGCCCTCAAAAGTCACATCTTTTACGAAAAACCGCGGTTCCGATCCCAAACCTGAAGCGGGAAGAATATTTACTTTGCGTTCGGGCATATAAGCCCTCAGTCTCAGGGTCACGATCTCGACAACGGAAGATTCCTTCTTGTATCCGTAAGCTTTTTCGTGCTCGCGGTGAAAATCCGAAGCCATGGAATCACTGTAGGGAATCGTGAGTTCATGGGATTGCCTTCGGTATCGGGCGTCAACATGTTTTTCGAATCTGAGATCTTCTCTCCCCAGATCCGCATATGCGATTTCCTTGAGTTCCGCGAATTTTCGGTCCGTTTGCCGAAGGTCTTCATTATCCGCGGAGGAGAAAAACGTAACTCCGTAGTCCTTAAATGAATCGGCCAGAAGCATCCCGTAGGCGGAAAGCGCACCCGGATTCCTCGGAAAGACAACTTCCTGGATGTCTAGAGAACGGGCAAGATCACAGGCGTGAAGACCCCCGGCACCGCCAAACGAGACCAGGGAGAATTCCCTCGGATCATAGCCCCTCCCGACCGATATCACGCGAAGCGCCTTTTCCATGTTTGAATTCGAAATTCTGATTACGGATTCCGCAATCTCTTCCGCGGAGTGATCCGGGGCAAGAGAGCTGAGTGCCTTGAACGATCTTTCGGGATATATTTTCATCTCGCCGCCCAAAAACCAGCCAGGGTCCATTCTGCCAAGGACTATATTAGCATCCGTTACAGTCGGCAAAACGCCCTTTCCGTAGCACGCGGGTCCGGGATCAGCCCCAGCGCTTCGCGGCCCGACCTTCAATATGCCTCCCTCCGCGATATAGGCGATTGAACCCCCTCCCGCCCCTATGGTGGAAATGTTTATCATCGGCACCTTGAGCGCGGTACCACCAAAGGTGTTTTCGGTCGTAAAGCCTATCTTACCGTCGCAAAGAGATATGTCGGTCGAAGTTCCCCCCATGTCATAGGTAATAATTTTTTTTCTTCCAGAAAGCACACATATCTCAAAAGCCCCTACAACTCCCCCCGCAGGGCCGGAGAGAACTATTTTTGCGGGCTCTTCGGCAGCCTGCTCAGCGGATATAACTCCGCCGTTTGACTGCATGATAGAAAGAGATTTTTCTTCGAGGCTGCGGGAAAGCGAACGCATGTAATTGTCCACTTTGGGAATTAGGTAAGAATTCAAAACGGTTGTTGAGGTCCTTTCGTACTCCCTGAATTCCGCAACGAGGTTCGACGAGAGAGTGATAGGGATACCGAGTTGAGCAAGCACGGTCGCGACTTTATGTTCATTTTCGGGATTCGCATACGAATGGAGAAAACAGACCGCTATAGCCTCAACACCTAGAGAAGATATCTTCTCCATTATCTTCCCTACCTCAGCCTCATCCGGGCTATCAAGCACACAGCCGCGGTAATCCGTTCTCTCGGAAACACCGAATCTTAGCTCCGAGGGAACCAGAGGCACGGCGGGACTCCAAGACAGGTCGTAAAGTCTCTCCCTGTTTTGCCGTCTAATCTCGATTACGTCTTCAAAACCTCTTGTGGTGACAAGGCAGGTTCTCGCGCCCTCGCGTTCCAAAAGGGCGTTTGTGGCCACAGTGGTTCCGTGGATAATTTCCGATATATGGGAAAACTCAGCGGGATGGTTTTCAAGCCCCTTGAGTACCGCTATGGAGGGGTTACGTGGGGTGGAAGGAACCTTGTCTATCGATATTTCTTTTCCGTCGAAAAAAACAAAATCGGTAAAAGTCCCTCCCGCGTCTATGCCTACAGAAAGCATAAAAGGATTTTTACCTCACTGCGTGCGATTTAAGACCGCACGTGGAATTACTTCCAAGGTGTTTGATTAGTAGTTATCCCTGTCTTTGGGATATATAACGTTTACCTTTCCCTCGGCTATCTCTCTTAATGCCGAAACGACATGCTTGTTGTCGTCATTTTCAGACGCTACGACTGTAGCTCCCTTGGATATCTGGCTTGCCCTTTTCATCGCCGCTATGGAGAGAGCAAATCTGTTCTCGACTTTCTCTAAGCAGTCTTCAATTGTAATTCTGGCCATAAGTTATTACCTTCCCTGATTAGTACCGAATTATTAAAAACGGTTTTAAAACAGAATACCCAATATCATTCAACTCTTCACGATAATGTCAATTAAATTCCGCCCTCTTTCTCTCACTCAAAATGTTTTCATCGATTAATCGTCAACAGCAATCAACTTGCGGTTCCCCGCATCAGGAAGTACACCCAGCATCTTTCCGCCTGAAGTCAACTCCCTGAATTCCAGCTGTTTGACGGTATCCACGTATATCCACTGCGACTGCGCCCTTTTAGCGGTAAAACTGACGATTATATAACCGCGGTCCTTTGTGTTTGAGTAGACGAGGTCATCAACCAGCACTTCCAGATCGCGGGCAAACTCCTCGGCCTGTTGCGACGTAAGCTTGAGATAAGTTTCAAGACCTCCTGAAGACACAGATGGGGTAGCGAACTCAACGCCTACCTGATTTCCCATTGCATCCTTAAGGTTGTTCGCCCATCCGTTATGTGTATCCCCTGCAAGTACCACCAAGTTATTATCCGCCCCGTAAGCCGTTCCCAGCACCGCTTCGCGCTCCGCAGGGTAACCGTCCCAGGCATCAAGATTATAGGGAAGAACGGTATTTATACGATTCATCTCATCCTGAGTTACAGAAGAATCCTCTCGCAACATCCGGGCCTTAATCTTGGTCAGTTGATCAATAAGACCAGCAACCTCAGGCGTACGATCGCCCAGATGGGGAATTATTTCAAATGGAACGTTCATCCTGCCCATAAGGACCTGCTGACCAAGAACCTGCCAAGTGGCGGTTGAACCGGCAAGTTTTCCCCGAAGCCAAGCAAGCTGATCCGGACCGAGCAGTGTCCGTTCTGGAGAACCAATATCTTTACGGAAACGCTGGCCGTCAAAACCAGTGTCCGGGTCGAAATAATTTTTGTAACCAAGCTGTTTTTCCCGTCCGCTCAGGCGGGTATCGAGCATGAAAAGTTCAACTAGGTTTCCAAAAGAAAAACTGCGGTATATCCGTTGAGGATTTTTCCCGTCTACAGAACGAACTGGCATCCATTCGTAATAGGCCTGAAGCGCAACCGTCTTGCGTTTATCAAAACTTCCTTCACTTTCATCATGATTCTGGGCACCGCCTACGTAAGCGTCGTTTGCAACCTCATGATCATCCCAGACGGTGATAAACGGATGTGCGGCGTGAAGAGCCTGAAGCTGGGGGTCTGTCCTGTATAGAGCATAACGCCTCCGGTAATCACCAAGTGTCAGGATTTCCTTGTCACTGTACTGCGGAAGATCCCTGTCGGCTTCCTTTGAATTACCAGTGCCGGAATCCGGTGCTCTACCATACTCGTAAATATAGTCGCCAAGGTGAATGACGGCATCCACGTCAGCCGTTTTAGCCGCGTGACCGTAGACATTAAAGTAGCCGCCATGGGAAATGGGATAGTTGGAACATGAAAACACCGCCAGCTTAACCGAGTTTACATCGCCCTGTGGCAGGGTCTTGGTACGACCGATAGCGGATGTTACCTTCCCCGAGCGGAAACGATAGTAGTAAACGGTTCCGGCCGAAAGACCCTTAACATCAATTTTGACCGTGTAATCCCTCTTGGCCGTGGCAGTCTGAACGGAACTATAAACGAGGCTTTCGAACTTTTCATCCGAAGCGACTTCAACCCTGACCCTAACTCTTTCCTGAGATGTCAGAGGAGTAACTCTTGTCCAGACAATAACCCTGTCAGCCAACGGGTCTCCGCTTGCAATACCATGATCAAAACTCACACGCCCTGAACCGCCGTATAATGCAAAACCGATAGCAACCAGCAAAACGGCAAAGAAAAAGGCCGTTAAGGCGTAAACCAGATGTTTTCTGGAAAGCAAAATTCAACTCCTCCCTGCGCAGAGCAGTTTTACAGTTATACACCCAAAATCAACAACAATTCAGAGAAAAACTCTCAGATGCAAAAAGTGCTTCGAAACGAGCCCTCCGAACGATGATCTCCTGCATCTCCGGCTCTTTGACAACTAAGGCTTTGCAATTATTATCTTGACGTATTACCAGCGGAGCGAAACCCCCCATGGATATGGATTTTGAAAAACTGAAGTTCAACGACGAAGGTCTTCTGCCCGTGATAGTGCAGGACAGTTCAAGCGGACAGATCCTTATGCTCGCATACGCGAATAGGGAAGCCCTTGAGATGACCGTCAAGACGGGAAGGACCCACTTCTGGAGCAGGTCAAGAAAAAAGATCTGGAACAAGGGCGAAGAATCAGGCCATTTTCAGGACGTAAGGGAAATCTTCGTCGACTGCGACTGCGATACGGTGCTCATAACGGTGAAGCAGACAGGGGCAGCCTGTCACACGGGAAACCCCACATGTTTTTACAGATCAGGGGAGATGCAAGAAAAAGCGGCCCCTACATTCGAAAAAGCATCCCTTAAAAAGGTGTTCTCCGTAATAGAGGACAGGAAGCAAAACCCGAAGGAAAAATCCTACGTAAGCAGCCTTATGAAAGGCGGGCTCGACAGGATACTAAAGAAAATCGGAGAGGAAGCCGGCGAAGTCGTAATAGCCGCAAAAAACAGGGATAAAGATGAACTCGTATACGAGCTTACTGACTTGTGGTTCCACTCCATGGTGCTTCTCTGCGAAGCGGGCCTTTCGCCCCAGGA comes from the Candidatus Dadabacteria bacterium genome and includes:
- a CDS encoding hydantoinase/oxoprolinase family protein, which produces MLSVGIDAGGTFTDFVFFDGKEISIDKVPSTPRNPSIAVLKGLENHPAEFSHISEIIHGTTVATNALLEREGARTCLVTTRGFEDVIEIRRQNRERLYDLSWSPAVPLVPSELRFGVSERTDYRGCVLDSPDEAEVGKIMEKISSLGVEAIAVCFLHSYANPENEHKVATVLAQLGIPITLSSNLVAEFREYERTSTTVLNSYLIPKVDNYMRSLSRSLEEKSLSIMQSNGGVISAEQAAEEPAKIVLSGPAGGVVGAFEICVLSGRKKIITYDMGGTSTDISLCDGKIGFTTENTFGGTALKVPMINISTIGAGGGSIAYIAEGGILKVGPRSAGADPGPACYGKGVLPTVTDANIVLGRMDPGWFLGGEMKIYPERSFKALSSLAPDHSAEEIAESVIRISNSNMEKALRVISVGRGYDPREFSLVSFGGAGGLHACDLARSLDIQEVVFPRNPGALSAYGMLLADSFKDYGVTFFSSADNEDLRQTDRKFAELKEIAYADLGREDLRFEKHVDARYRRQSHELTIPYSDSMASDFHREHEKAYGYKKESSVVEIVTLRLRAYMPERKVNILPASGLGSEPRFFVKDVTFEGRKVKARCCEREKLGPGFRFEGPCVLYEKTATTFIPPDSACEVDDYGSIIVSFDA
- a CDS encoding bifunctional phosphoribosyl-AMP cyclohydrolase/phosphoribosyl-ATP diphosphatase HisIE; this translates as MDMDFEKLKFNDEGLLPVIVQDSSSGQILMLAYANREALEMTVKTGRTHFWSRSRKKIWNKGEESGHFQDVREIFVDCDCDTVLITVKQTGAACHTGNPTCFYRSGEMQEKAAPTFEKASLKKVFSVIEDRKQNPKEKSYVSSLMKGGLDRILKKIGEEAGEVVIAAKNRDKDELVYELTDLWFHSMVLLCEAGLSPQDISDELERRFGKRKEEYSGNN
- a CDS encoding alkaline phosphatase, giving the protein MLSRKHLVYALTAFFFAVLLVAIGFALYGGSGRVSFDHGIASGDPLADRVIVWTRVTPLTSQERVRVRVEVASDEKFESLVYSSVQTATAKRDYTVKIDVKGLSAGTVYYYRFRSGKVTSAIGRTKTLPQGDVNSVKLAVFSCSNYPISHGGYFNVYGHAAKTADVDAVIHLGDYIYEYGRAPDSGTGNSKEADRDLPQYSDKEILTLGDYRRRYALYRTDPQLQALHAAHPFITVWDDHEVANDAYVGGAQNHDESEGSFDKRKTVALQAYYEWMPVRSVDGKNPQRIYRSFSFGNLVELFMLDTRLSGREKQLGYKNYFDPDTGFDGQRFRKDIGSPERTLLGPDQLAWLRGKLAGSTATWQVLGQQVLMGRMNVPFEIIPHLGDRTPEVAGLIDQLTKIKARMLREDSSVTQDEMNRINTVLPYNLDAWDGYPAEREAVLGTAYGADNNLVVLAGDTHNGWANNLKDAMGNQVGVEFATPSVSSGGLETYLKLTSQQAEEFARDLEVLVDDLVYSNTKDRGYIIVSFTAKRAQSQWIYVDTVKQLEFRELTSGGKMLGVLPDAGNRKLIAVDD
- the glmU gene encoding UDP-N-acetylglucosamine diphosphorylase/glucosamine-1-phosphate N-acetyltransferase, producing MSLAVIILAAGKGVRMNSEFPKVLHPILKKPMLRYVLDAAQEMKPDKIVLVLGHDSELVKESVLDYPMEIVIQEPQLGTGHAVSCCEEALRDFSGDILILSGDVPATSVLTLREFTDSHAKNVADVSFISTLVENPDGYGRVLRNAEGEVLRIVEHKDATAEERREKEINAGIYCVNSSFLWEGLGGLDSENRQGEYYLPGIINFCVSRKCGVQAFTLADSKEVSGVNSREQLGEAEKTIRREINRRHMENGVTIEDPETTYISGSVSIGKDTTVCPNTYIYGETRIGDGCRLGPSVYIEDSRIGDNVEIRFSSYLTGCEVEDGVVMGPFCHLRPEAKIKDGAKIGNFVEIKKSEIGVGSKVPHLSYVGDADIGAGVNIGAGTITCNYDGVNKHRTIVEDGAFIGSDTMLVAPVKVGKEATTAAGSTITRDVSSGALAIERAAQKEIKGWAERKRPKKEKS
- a CDS encoding single-stranded DNA-binding protein, with the translated sequence MAAVNKAIILGNLGRDPEVRYTPDGKAVTNFSVATTEKWRDRDGNSQERTEWHRVVVFDRLGEVCGEYLSKGSSVYVEGYLRTRSWEDREGNKRYTTEIVGRTVQFLSARGESGSRGRGAPPAEDDFAYEEGAGLTDDDVPF
- a CDS encoding DNA-directed RNA polymerase subunit omega — protein: MARITIEDCLEKVENRFALSIAAMKRASQISKGATVVASENDDNKHVVSALREIAEGKVNVIYPKDRDNY
- a CDS encoding CoA pyrophosphatase; translated protein: MSTMNIREEIRKALDPPGASPDSGEGLLASAVLVMFCEQGEGHGIWFIKRTEYRNDAFSGHVAFPGGKKKQSDATLVDTALREAGEELGFDATKEAEILGEMDFVRPYTPSVRQYAVKPFVAMIDGEVEFVPNYEVSEFFCVPVSHLVNPKNRDVRERKRDGKVINDYVFAYGNHIIWGLTGRILDEFFRKTSGCFKR
- the glmS gene encoding glutamine--fructose-6-phosphate transaminase (isomerizing), whose translation is MCGIVGYVGNSGRTKSVLCESLGRLEYRGYDSSGICFFENGRSRVIRSEGKLENLLTKLKDCEVTSSLGIAHTRWATHGDPSERNAHPQVSGPISVVHNGIVENYPELKEELVTAGYEFCSDTDTEVISHLIRDFTEKGNSLLESTRKAFEKVEGSYAVAVMSDTEPGKIIATRRFSPLIIARNGDECFLASDIPAILPYTREFVFLEDNDFVVMDENGISITDAAGEAVKREPTVVDWDHSATEKSGYRHYMLKEIFEQPQAIFDTLRGKFTADMKEVVFEDVDPSLLQKTQRIIIAACGTSYHASLIGKYMIEELAGVNTQVELASEFRYRNPVTGPDALFIAVSQSGETADTSEALLKAKDLGMNSVGITNVRLSKISRESDCVITTKAGPEIGVASTKSFTAQVMAFYLFSVYLAISRKVIDSGRARQLIADAMAVSKLQQKTLELDGELKDLSRDFHRYRNFIYLGRGINYPVALEGALKLKEVSYIHAEGYAAGEMKHGPIALIDRNMPVVFIAPEEDVYYRKLLGNFQEVKARGGRIIFITSDKGLQLPDERDRKIVIPKSSYLVSPMISVIPVQFLAYHVANILGTDVDQPRNLAKVVTVE